The Chitinophaga parva genomic sequence TCGCCGGCAGCAAAGCCTTTCCTGGAGCGCATGGCCGTGGAAAGCCGCGCCCTTACCCGCCAGCGCTTTGGGAAAACCATACAGTTGTATGTGCCCCTGTACCTGAGCAACGTTTGCCAGAACATCTGTACCTACTGTGCATTCAGCATGGATAACCACATTCCCCGCAAAACCCTTACAGATGCAGAGATCCTGCAGGAAGTACAGGCCATCAAAGCCATGGGCTATGAGCATGTGCTGCTGGTTACCGGCGAGGCCAGTCATGAAGTGGGGGTTGCTTATTTGCAAAATGCCATCCGTCTTATAAAGCCATTCTTTGCGCACATTTCGCTGGAAGTACAGCCTTTGCAGGAAGATGAGTATGCGCTGCTCAAAGCAGAAGGCCTGCACACGGTGCTGATGTACCAGGAAACCTACCATGAAGCAAACTACAAACAATACCATCCAAAAGGAAGGAAGTCCAACTTCGTATACCGCCTTGCCACGCCGGACCGGCTGGGTAAAGCCGGCATCCATAAAATAGGACTGGGCACGCTCATAGGCCTGGAAGACTGGCGCACAGACGCTTTCTTCACCGCCCTGCACCTGCAGTACCTGGAGCAAACCTATTGGCAAACAAAATACTCCGTGTCCTTTCCGCGCCTGCGCCCCATTGCACAGGAACAAGGCCACAAGACATTTTCCAAATACATGAATGACGCGGAGCTGGTGCAACTGATCTGTGCCTACCGCCTGCTGCGTGATGACCTGGAAATATCGATGTCTACCCGGGAGCAGGAGCGCTTCCGCGATCACGCGGTACAACTGGGCATTACCAGCATGAGCGCCGGTTCTAAAACAAATCCCGGTGGGTATGCAGTGGCGCCACAATCGCTGGAGCAATTTGAAATTTCAGATGAGCGCAGCCCGGCCGTCATTGCGGCGATGATCAAAGCCCAGGGTTATGAACCGGTATGGAAAGACTGGGATCAAACTTTATGTTGATGAAACTGGCAACAAACGAAGTACTCCGTTATCTTAAACAAATGCAACTGCCTTTTGTAGGCAGCGAAGGGCAGCAAAGGCTGAAATCAGCCAGGGTGGCTGTGATTGGCGCAGGGGGATTGGGCTGCCCGGTACTGCAATACTTATGCGCGGCAGGCATTGGGCACCTCGCGGTATTTGATCACGATGTGGTAGACGCATCTAACCTGCACCGGCAAATACTTTACACGACTGCTGATGTTGAGAAGAAGAAAGTAACCGCGGCACAGGCAATCTTGCAGGCACAAAACCCGTATTGTGAAATAACTGCACATGCCGTAATGATAACAGGAGATAACGTAGCCCTGCTGCAAGGATACGACCTGGTGATAGATGGATGTGACAACTTTACCACGCGCTACGTTGTAAATGATGCCTGCGTGCAGTTTGGGCTACCACTGGTGTACGGGAGCATCCTTGGTGACCAGGGCCAGGTAGCGGTATTCAACCTGGAAGGGAGCCGGCACCTGCGGCATATATTCCCGGAGCCGCCACAGCCGGGCGATGTACCGGATTGCAGTGAGAACGGCGTACTGGGGCCGGTGCCTGGCATCATTGGCACTATCCTGGCCAATACCGCCATCAACCTACTGCTGCGTCGCCCTGTGCTTACAAACCAGTTCCTGCTCATCGATACGCTCACCATGGAACGCACGGTGCTGCAGTTTTAGCCCAGGTCTGGCAGGCAGGCAGTGATGCCGTCCAATACGCGTTTGGTTTCTGTAACATCGCGCACCAGGATGGATTGCGCACCGGCTTCCTTGGCCGGGTAGTCGTTACCGCCGGGGAAAATAGCATCGCCCATAAAAAGCATATCCGTAATAGGTATGTGGAGGATCTCTTCCAGCTTGCGGATGCCATAGGCCTTATCAATGCCATGTTTTGTAACGTCAATGGACGTAGCGCCGCCCAGGTGTACGGAAAAATCGGGCAATGCCGCGTCCAGCACCACCTTCATCTGCTGGCGTTTTGAAAAATCAGGGTCCCACTTTTCCTTTTCCTCCAAAGGCGCCTGCTGACCCAGGCCGGAATAGGTGATCTGGCTGCCCCGGTCTTCTATCAGCTCGCCCCAGCTTTGGGCCGGGCGCACGCCAAATTGGTCAATTGCCTTGTTCAATGCATCCGTGATCTGCTGTTTTTCCGCAGGCGTAAAGTCATCTGCATACAACTGTTTCCATGCGCCATCATACGCGTAAAAGCGGGTGCCGTTTGTGGGCAGGATGGAAAGCCGCTGGCGTATAGCCGTAGGGGGTAGGTGGGCGAGCACTTGTTTTTCAAACTGCGTCCACGCGCCGCCGGAAATAATGGCCACGTGGCCTTTTTGCAGAAGCAGGGCCAGGAGCCCGGCCATTTCTTCGTCAATGGTGGCTTTGCTGGGAGCCAAAGTACCATCGAGATCAAATACGAATAATTGTTTCATGTGAAAAACGGTTTAATACAACTCCACGTCGCTGGTATGCCTGCCCTTGAACTGGAATTGTGTACCGGTTGTTTTCTGCTGCAATAATATTGCCAGCGGGGCTTTGGGAGAGAAAAATAAAACTCCCAGGCCATCTGCTGCCTGCCGTCCCAAGCCAGCACCGGTAACGAAAGTAGCACTTATAAGAACGCCGGGATGTGGGTGTGCGCTGCATCCCGGCGTTTTCCCGCTATTGATTCACGCCAAAATATTCCCAGCCGGAGGCTACGTCCCGGTTGCAGGTCATATTCTTGGTGCCATTCTCAGAAGAAATGAACTTGCCGTTATTACCCCGGAAAGCTACCTGGCCGGCGGCATTGCCTACCCAGTCAAACTTCTCCCAATCCTGGATGGTGGTGCGGTTACAATTGATATCTGCCAGCCCGTTTTCACTGGATACATACAGGCCATTGCTGCCACGCAGGGCAATCTTGCCACCGCCTGCATCCACCACGGTAAAGTTTTCCCAACTACCGAGGGTGCTCACATTGCAGATCATAGGTGCGGTGCCATTCTTGCTGCTTACATACATGCCATTAAAGCCTTTCAGCGTAATGGTCTGGCCAATGGGCGCTGTACCCGGGTTGGTGCTACCGCCATTGGCATGCGCTACCACTACATCGTGCACGGCGCTCAGCAGTGAGTTGGCGCCGGAAGCATCTGCATTCAGGTCCCAGATCATCACGCCTCCGGCAGATGAGAATGCCAGTTCCGTTTTACTCTTGATGGTCGGAATGCCGTTGTAACCAATACCATTGTAGCTGTCGGAATTAGGACTGCCACCGCGGGAGAGGATGTCTTTGTAATCCACGTACTCCGAGGAAGAACGGCCATAGAAGGGCAGGCCCAGGATAGCCTTGTTGGTGGCCAGTCCGCGGCCTTCCCAGTAATTGATGGAAGTAACAGCCAGCGAGTAGGGAGAGTGATTGGGACCATCTCCATCGTAAGCCATCAGGTTCAGGAAATCTACATAACCAAATACGGCCGCCGCAATGCTGGAGCCACCGTCAGATACTACAGCCGCGGTGAGCAGCTTGCCGCGGTTGTGCATCTCGGTGCTCAGCTGCGACATCAGCGCAGTGTAATTGCTGGAAGATGTTCCATTGTCCGGGTATTCCCAGTCAATGTCCACCCCGTCCAGGTTGTACTGGTTTACGAGGTTGATGACTGCATTCACAAACGTGGTGCGTTTGGCAGACGTCCCGGCCAGGCCTTCAAAGCCGCTGTCGTCCCCATTGTTCCATCCACCTACGGAAATGAGCACCTTTACGTTGTGCTGGTGCCCAAGGGTAACGAGGGATTGCAGTTTGGACGGGTTGTCCAGCGCCTGCAGCGTGCCGGATGCGTTGGGCAGGATGAATGCATAATTGATGTGCGTCAGTTTTGAATACTGCACCGCATTCACATCGCCTGCCCAGGAGGGCATGTAGCCCACCACGCGAAAATCCGCGGCAGATATGGCTCTTGGAGTGGTGCCGGCCTCACCGCCGGTCTTGTTGATCACTTGTTTGGAACAGGCACTCATGCCGAATAAGAATGCCATCGCGAGCAGGAAACGGAGATAACTTACAATTTTCATACGTTAATGGAATTTGGGTTTATTAATAATGAATAAGCACAATACAGCGGCATCCCCCCGGCATCAGCCGGGCAGCGTGTTACAAGCCACAGATCGCCGGCAGGCGTGGTTGTCGTGCCGGTGAAACAATTACAACAATTTTAATCAGTGAGAAGCAAGGGTGATGAGCCACATTGCCAATTCCTGGCCGGGAAACAATGATGTGATACGGAGAAATGTACAGAAAACAGCCGCCGGTAATTGGTTTATAATATGGAGATCGGGTAACATCACGAACCGGTGGTAGTCGGTGGTCCTTAGTGCTTCATGATGAAGATAAGAATAAAATCCGGTAAAACAAACCCGGAGCTGTAAACTTCCCGGGCATCTACAGGCCGTCCTGCGCCGGGATTAAATATTGGTTCCCCAAAAAAGATTCATCCTTGCCTGTGAACATCTTCAGGGATGTGAGCGTTATAGATGGATAAAGTGCCGGGGCGACCGGTAACGGAAGGCCGGTTTTCGTAAATAAAATGGCTAATTGACGAAATATCGCGAACGGGGCAAAGGGCAGTTTTAATGAAAGTCAGTACCAGCAAGGGTTCTGGAGAATGGCATGCAAGTTGGCTAATGAGAATGACAACCCACATACATTAAAACGGAAGAAAATGAGCTTCACATCTTATTCCATTTTCACTGGCAAGCCTGGCCCGGAGCAGGATAGCCGGGCGCTGGCCACGGCGGCCATGTTGTACCAGGTATTGGCAGACGAGCACCGGCTGGCCCTCTTTGCCCGCAATTGTTACTGGGACACCGGCGGCGGTAACGAGACCACTGTACGGCGTTATCACCAGCGTTTCTGCATGGAAATGGATATTGTAATAGATGCAGTGCGCCGCAGGCTTTGCGATACCGGTTATTATACCGAGGGCCTGCTGGACGAGATGCTGGGAGATGCATGCAATGAGGCCGTGCGTTATATAGCCAGTGGCAAGGAGCAGTTGCAACTGCTGCAACACCGGCTCGAGGGATTGCGCAACCGCCTCCACCGTTACCTGTATCATACCTGCAAATGTCATATAGACGGGGATATGCGCGCGTTCCTGATGGGACTTTCCCGCCAGCACGAGCAATGGTCTGCATATTTAAATATTCACCTGGCATAGATTAAGATATTACGATCAACATGCCCTTGTTTCAGGGACCACTTTCTTTCAGGAGAATAGTTTGATAAATGGTTACATATGTGAAGGCGGCTGCAATTCTTTGCGGCCGCTTTTTTGTGTTTATATTTGACGGTCCGGATGCCGGGCCGTATTAATTTATTGTTATGAAACGTATCCTTGGTACATTGGTGCTCCTGTTTGTATGGCACAGCACATTTGCACAGGTAACCCATATTGTCTTTACATCCGACGTACATTTTGGCATCAGCCGCAAAGAATTCCGTGGAAAGAAAAAAGTGCCGTCAGAAACGGTGAACAAGGCCATGATTGCGCAAATGAATATCCTGCCAGGACTGGAGCTGCCCAGAGATAAGGGTGCAGGGGAGGGCCAGGCAATTGATAAGATCAGTTATGTGGCTATCACCGGCGACCTGTGTAACCGCCAGCAACCGCCGTACCCGCCTGCAGCGGTGAGCTGGAAACAGTTCACTAAAGCATACCTGGGCAAGCTTACACTCCATGCGCCCTTACTGCTGGTACCCGGTAATCATGACGCATCCGATGCGACCGGTTATTATAAACCGATGAAACCCGCTACCGACAATAGTTCCATGGTAGGTATCTACAACCTGGAGATGAAACCCGCCGTAAGAACTGCCGCTACTTTCAATTATAAAAAAGACAAGATCCATTACACCCGGGATATTGGCAAAGTGCATTGCATTTTTATCAGCATCTGGCCGGATAGTGAAGAACGGGGCTGGATGGAAAAAGACCTGCGCCATGTGGCCGCAGGCACCCCGGTGCTCATCTTTGCCCACGATCCCCCGGACGGTGATGCATCGCATTTTATCAATCCCTTCCCGCCGCATACGATTAATAAAAAGGATCAATACCAGAACCTCCTGTCAGATACCCTGCACACGCCACCTACGAATACCTATGAGCAGGAACAGTTTGCCCGTTTCCTGCAGGCGCATCCCAACATCCGGGCTTACTTTCATGGCCATGAAAACTGGAATCAATACTATACCTACAGTGGCCCTT encodes the following:
- the thiH gene encoding 2-iminoacetate synthase ThiH, whose protein sequence is MFYPVFQQYNWQEVADSIYAQTSEDVLRALQRPRRTLEDFKALVSPAAKPFLERMAVESRALTRQRFGKTIQLYVPLYLSNVCQNICTYCAFSMDNHIPRKTLTDAEILQEVQAIKAMGYEHVLLVTGEASHEVGVAYLQNAIRLIKPFFAHISLEVQPLQEDEYALLKAEGLHTVLMYQETYHEANYKQYHPKGRKSNFVYRLATPDRLGKAGIHKIGLGTLIGLEDWRTDAFFTALHLQYLEQTYWQTKYSVSFPRLRPIAQEQGHKTFSKYMNDAELVQLICAYRLLRDDLEISMSTREQERFRDHAVQLGITSMSAGSKTNPGGYAVAPQSLEQFEISDERSPAVIAAMIKAQGYEPVWKDWDQTLC
- a CDS encoding HesA/MoeB/ThiF family protein, which encodes MKLATNEVLRYLKQMQLPFVGSEGQQRLKSARVAVIGAGGLGCPVLQYLCAAGIGHLAVFDHDVVDASNLHRQILYTTADVEKKKVTAAQAILQAQNPYCEITAHAVMITGDNVALLQGYDLVIDGCDNFTTRYVVNDACVQFGLPLVYGSILGDQGQVAVFNLEGSRHLRHIFPEPPQPGDVPDCSENGVLGPVPGIIGTILANTAINLLLRRPVLTNQFLLIDTLTMERTVLQF
- a CDS encoding HAD-IIB family hydrolase, producing MKQLFVFDLDGTLAPSKATIDEEMAGLLALLLQKGHVAIISGGAWTQFEKQVLAHLPPTAIRQRLSILPTNGTRFYAYDGAWKQLYADDFTPAEKQQITDALNKAIDQFGVRPAQSWGELIEDRGSQITYSGLGQQAPLEEKEKWDPDFSKRQQMKVVLDAALPDFSVHLGGATSIDVTKHGIDKAYGIRKLEEILHIPITDMLFMGDAIFPGGNDYPAKEAGAQSILVRDVTETKRVLDGITACLPDLG
- a CDS encoding glycosyl hydrolase family 18 protein, which gives rise to MKIVSYLRFLLAMAFLFGMSACSKQVINKTGGEAGTTPRAISAADFRVVGYMPSWAGDVNAVQYSKLTHINYAFILPNASGTLQALDNPSKLQSLVTLGHQHNVKVLISVGGWNNGDDSGFEGLAGTSAKRTTFVNAVINLVNQYNLDGVDIDWEYPDNGTSSSNYTALMSQLSTEMHNRGKLLTAAVVSDGGSSIAAAVFGYVDFLNLMAYDGDGPNHSPYSLAVTSINYWEGRGLATNKAILGLPFYGRSSSEYVDYKDILSRGGSPNSDSYNGIGYNGIPTIKSKTELAFSSAGGVMIWDLNADASGANSLLSAVHDVVVAHANGGSTNPGTAPIGQTITLKGFNGMYVSSKNGTAPMICNVSTLGSWENFTVVDAGGGKIALRGSNGLYVSSENGLADINCNRTTIQDWEKFDWVGNAAGQVAFRGNNGKFISSENGTKNMTCNRDVASGWEYFGVNQ
- a CDS encoding metallophosphoesterase family protein, with product MKRILGTLVLLFVWHSTFAQVTHIVFTSDVHFGISRKEFRGKKKVPSETVNKAMIAQMNILPGLELPRDKGAGEGQAIDKISYVAITGDLCNRQQPPYPPAAVSWKQFTKAYLGKLTLHAPLLLVPGNHDASDATGYYKPMKPATDNSSMVGIYNLEMKPAVRTAATFNYKKDKIHYTRDIGKVHCIFISIWPDSEERGWMEKDLRHVAAGTPVLIFAHDPPDGDASHFINPFPPHTINKKDQYQNLLSDTLHTPPTNTYEQEQFARFLQAHPNIRAYFHGHENWNQYYTYSGPSKNVALPVFRVDSPMKGKESASDEQQLSFQLISIDQATLQLTVRQLFWNAKPKKDGGRMEWGDVKTISLR